One region of Rubripirellula tenax genomic DNA includes:
- a CDS encoding SGNH/GDSL hydrolase family protein: protein MNQILVYADSLSWGIIPGTRNRLPFHERWPGVMEGELLRKEWSVRVIEDCLNGRRTVWEDPLKPGRNGLVGIEQRIEVNSPLSLVILFLGANDFQSVHRTTARQSAQGVAALVAAIRRAPIECGMPMPEIMLVAPPPIKQAKGDIASKFEAAELKSVGLADAISDVANHLDCDFLDAGVVVTTSNVDGVHLDVDQHRLLGVAIAARVVSILERSE, encoded by the coding sequence GTGAACCAAATCCTTGTTTATGCCGACTCACTTAGTTGGGGGATCATACCGGGAACTCGCAACCGACTTCCGTTTCACGAGCGTTGGCCAGGAGTGATGGAAGGCGAACTTCTTAGGAAGGAGTGGTCTGTCCGCGTGATCGAAGATTGTCTCAATGGTCGGCGAACCGTCTGGGAAGATCCGCTCAAGCCTGGTCGCAATGGACTCGTTGGGATCGAGCAGCGGATCGAAGTGAATTCGCCGTTGTCGCTCGTCATTCTGTTTTTGGGTGCGAACGATTTCCAGTCTGTGCATCGAACCACTGCACGGCAGTCCGCGCAGGGCGTTGCCGCGTTAGTTGCTGCGATTCGCCGTGCTCCCATCGAATGTGGAATGCCGATGCCCGAAATCATGCTTGTCGCTCCGCCGCCGATTAAGCAAGCGAAAGGCGATATTGCTTCCAAGTTCGAGGCCGCTGAGCTCAAGTCTGTCGGACTAGCTGATGCGATAAGCGACGTGGCGAATCACTTGGACTGTGACTTCCTAGACGCCGGCGTTGTCGTCACGACCAGCAACGTCGATGGTGTGCATCTTGATGTTGATCAACACCGTTTGCTGGGCGTCGCCATTGCGGCCCGTGTCGTTTCGATATTGGAGCGATCCGAATGA
- a CDS encoding outer membrane protein assembly factor BamB family protein produces MLRSLIASLFVCLSIFVSNADDWPAFLGPDGAARSGDSVPTTWTDTENLAWKVDLPGSGSSSPIIVGDRVIVTCYVSGNGDGKRQVLCFDKNTGKEEWSVDFPIDYREDGYQGYITEHGYASNTPVTDGQDVYVFLGKGGVHSITLDGKKNWSVDVGKESSNRQWGSAASLVLFEDTVIVNAAEEAKAIISIDKTTGKERWRQEAGMLELTYGTPRIVTRSGGDQELVISVPGELWSLHPSTGKLKWYAKSPMTGNVSPSVIVDGETVYSFGGYRASGSIAVKAGGDQDVTDTHVLWENQSSSYVATPLLHDGRFYWIDDRGIAYCTSAKDGEVVYKERVGNLQSGRPVYASPVLVGGNIYVVTRKSGTFVYSPGDKFEPIAQNVFANDETDFNASPAVSDGKIYLRSNQALYCVAD; encoded by the coding sequence ATGCTTCGATCTCTAATCGCTTCACTCTTTGTCTGCCTTTCAATCTTTGTTTCAAACGCGGACGATTGGCCGGCATTCTTAGGGCCTGACGGCGCGGCGCGTTCCGGCGATTCCGTGCCGACAACCTGGACCGATACCGAGAACTTGGCTTGGAAGGTCGATTTGCCCGGTTCGGGGTCGTCTAGTCCAATCATCGTAGGCGATCGTGTCATCGTGACTTGCTATGTCAGCGGCAATGGTGACGGAAAACGACAGGTTCTATGTTTCGACAAAAACACGGGCAAGGAAGAGTGGTCGGTCGATTTCCCGATCGACTATCGCGAAGACGGTTACCAGGGGTACATCACCGAACACGGTTACGCCAGCAACACGCCGGTCACCGATGGCCAAGACGTCTACGTATTCTTAGGCAAAGGTGGCGTTCACAGTATCACTTTGGACGGGAAAAAGAACTGGAGTGTCGATGTCGGAAAAGAGTCCAGCAATCGCCAATGGGGATCCGCGGCAAGTTTGGTGCTGTTCGAGGACACCGTGATCGTCAACGCGGCCGAAGAAGCCAAGGCAATCATCTCGATCGACAAAACGACTGGTAAAGAGCGATGGCGCCAGGAAGCGGGGATGCTGGAACTGACCTACGGGACGCCCCGAATCGTTACCCGTAGCGGTGGCGACCAAGAACTTGTCATCAGCGTTCCCGGCGAACTCTGGTCGCTGCACCCGAGCACCGGAAAATTAAAATGGTACGCCAAGTCGCCGATGACGGGAAACGTTTCGCCATCGGTGATTGTCGATGGCGAAACCGTTTACAGTTTTGGCGGATACCGTGCGTCGGGAAGCATCGCCGTCAAGGCGGGCGGCGACCAGGACGTAACCGACACGCACGTCCTTTGGGAAAATCAGTCCAGTTCCTATGTTGCAACACCGCTTCTTCATGACGGACGCTTTTATTGGATCGATGACCGCGGCATCGCGTACTGCACTTCTGCCAAAGACGGCGAAGTCGTCTATAAGGAACGCGTCGGCAACCTACAAAGCGGACGCCCGGTCTACGCATCACCCGTGCTGGTCGGCGGCAATATCTACGTCGTGACTCGCAAGAGCGGCACGTTTGTTTACTCGCCCGGCGATAAGTTCGAACCGATTGCTCAGAACGTGTTTGCCAACGACGAAACCGATTTCAACGCGTCCCCCGCGGTATCGGATGGCAAAATCTATCTGCGCAGCAATCAGGCGTTGTACTGCGTCGCGGACTGA